From the genome of Vicia villosa cultivar HV-30 ecotype Madison, WI linkage group LG2, Vvil1.0, whole genome shotgun sequence, one region includes:
- the LOC131653754 gene encoding uncharacterized protein LOC131653754 — protein MENIKHSNVEVKGLNLHVAEIGSGEKAVIFLHGFPEIWYTWRHQMIAVANAGYRAIAFDFRGYGLSDHPQEPEKATSMDLVHEVKDLLDSLEISKAFIIGKDFGAIIAYLVAVVYPEKVASVITLGIPFINPGASAVKNDLLPKGFYITRWQEPGRAEADFGRFDVKSVIRNIYILFSKSEVPVAGDDQEIMDLFNPSTPLPPWFSEEDLNVYASLYEKSGFRFALQVPYRSLTVESGLIDPKVNVPALLVMGEEDYCFKFPGMEDYIRSGVVKHFVPDLEIIYVPEGRHFLGEQFPEKVNKLIIEFLDKQSI, from the exons ATGGAAAATATCAAGCATAGTAATGTTGAAGTCAAGGGACTAAACCTTCATGTTGCTGAAATTGGATCTG GTGAAAAGGCAGTGATTTTCTTACATGGATTTCCAGAAATATGGTATACATGGAGACACCAAATGATTGCTGTTGCAAACGCTGGATATCGTGCTATTGCCTTTGATTTTCGAGGCTATGGACTTTCTGATCATCCACAAGAGCCAGAAAAAGCAACTTCAATGGATCTTGTTCATGAAGTCAAGGATCTTTTAGATTCATTGGAAATCAGCAAG GCTTTCATTATTGGTAAGGACTTTGGTGCCATCATAGCATATCTTGTAGCTGTTGTCTATCCGGAAAAAGTAGCTTCTGTCATAACTTTAGGCATTCCTTTCATCAATCCTGGTGCTTCTGCTGTCAAAAACGATCTTCTCCCAAAAGGCTTTTACATTACTAGGTGGCAG GAGCCTGGGAGGGCAGAAGCCGATTTTGGCCGATTCGATGTTAAGTCGGTTATAAGGAATATCTATATTCTGTTCTCTAAAAGTGAGGTTCCAGTAGCAGGTGATGATCAAGAAATCATGGACTTGTTTAACCCCTCTACTCCTCTCCCACCATGGTTTTCTGAGGAAGACTTGAATGTTTATGCATCTTTATACGAAAAATCTGGCTTCAGATTCGCATTGCAGGTTCCTTACAG ATCTCTGACAGTGGAAAGTGGCCTAATTGATCCTAAAGTCAATGTTCCTGCACTGCTGGTAATGGGTGAGGAAGACTACTGCTTCAAGTTTCCTGGCATGGAAGACTACATTCGAAGTGGGGTGGTGAAACATTTTGTGCCGGACTTGGAAATCATATATGTTCCAGAAGGAAGGCATTTTTTGGGTGAACAGTTCCCAGAGAAAGTGAACAAGCTCATCATTGAGTTCTTGGACAAACAAAGTATCTGA
- the LOC131653753 gene encoding uncharacterized protein LOC131653753, translating into MENIKHSNVEVKGLNLHVAEIGTGEKTVVFIHGFPEIWYTWRHQMIAVANAGYRAIAYDCRGYGLSDHPKEPEKATLMDLVHEVKDLLDSLEISKAFIIGQDFGAIIAYLVAVVYPEKVASIIALGVPFINPGASAVKNDLLPKGLYVTRWQEPGRAEADFGRFDVKSVIRNIYILFSKSEVPVAADDQEIMDLFNPSTPLPPWFSEEDLNVYASLYEKSGFRFALQVPYRSLAVESGLIDPKVNVPALLVMGEKDYGFKFPGMEEYIRGGVVKHFVPDLEIIYVPEGRHFMGEQFPEKVNKLIIEFLDKQSVRL; encoded by the exons ATGGAAAACATCAAGCACAGTAATGTGGAAGTGAAGGGACTAAACCTCCATGTAGCTGAAATTGGAACTG GTGAAAAAACAGTGGTTTTCATACATGGATTTCCAGAAATATGGTATACATGGAGACACCAAATGATTGCTGTTGCAAATGCTGGATACCGTGCAATTGCCTATGATTGTAGAGGCTATGGACTTTCTGATCATCCAAAAGAACCAGAAAAAGCAACTTTGATGGACCTTGTTCATGAAGTCAAAGATCTTTTAGATTCACTGGAAATCAGCAAG GCTTTCATTATTGGCCAGGACTTTGGTGCCATTATAGCATATCTTGTAGCTGTTGTCTATCCGGAAAAAGTAGCTTCTATCATAGCTTTAGGCGTTCCTTTCATCAATCCTGGTGCTTCTGCTGTCAAAAACGATCTTCTCCCAAAAGGCCTTTACGTTACTAGGTGGCAG GAGCCTGGCAGGGCAGAAGCTGATTTTGGTCGGTTTGATGTTAAGTCGGTTATAAGGAACATCTATATTCTGTTTTCTAAAAGTGAGGTGCCAGTAGCAGCTGATGATCAGGAAATCATGGACTTGTTTAATCCATCTACTCCTCTCCCGCCATGGTTCTCTGAGGAAGACTTGAACGTTTACGCATCTTTATATGAAAAATCGGGCTTCAGATTCGCATTGCAGGTTCCATACAG GTCTCTGGCAGTGGAAAGTGGCCTAATTGATCCTAAAGTCAATGTTCCTGCACTGTTGGTAATGGGCGAGAAAGACTACGGCTTCAAGTTTCCTGGCATGGAAGAGTACATTCGAGGTGGGGTGGTGAAACATTTTGTGCCGGACTTGGAAATCATATATGTTCCAGAAGGAAGGCATTTTATGGGTGAACAATTCCCAGAGAAAGTGAACAAGCTCATCATTGAGTTCCTGGACAAACAAAGTGTCAGATTGTGA